The following proteins come from a genomic window of Vallitalea longa:
- a CDS encoding glycosyltransferase family 1 protein, with translation MNDKIKILHIIGKRPRGGIGTFLLNMHSNIDVSKIQFEYLINAETPEGDFDRKVKELGGKVYVLPELRYKNTLKYLKELNHFFECHNDYKAVHVHSANIGVFNFVQAKKHGINYLIVHSHNTKYSDKKLNSIRNFFMQIPLKKMANIYFACSKKAGKFLFGKNNIDKGKVYIANNAINAEKFRYNKSIREKTRKKLGIQNKLVLGHVGRFNNQKNHDFLIDIFQKVHEVKKNSILILIGDGELENEIRLKVKRLNLEKFVYFLGIRSDVADLFQAFDLFILPSLFEGLPLVGIEAQASGLPCILSDSITDEIKITDNVEFISLSHDCNYWANKLIEITKKNIREDTYNNIVKSGYDAKFAAKKLQQFYIDL, from the coding sequence TTTATTAAATATGCATAGTAATATTGATGTATCAAAGATTCAATTTGAATATTTAATAAATGCTGAAACTCCAGAAGGTGATTTTGATAGGAAAGTAAAAGAATTAGGAGGAAAAGTTTATGTTTTGCCAGAATTAAGATATAAAAACACTCTCAAATATTTAAAGGAATTAAACCACTTTTTTGAATGTCATAATGATTATAAGGCTGTACATGTTCATTCTGCGAATATAGGAGTATTTAATTTTGTTCAAGCTAAAAAACACGGTATTAATTATCTAATTGTACATAGTCATAATACTAAGTATTCTGACAAAAAGTTAAATAGTATAAGAAACTTTTTTATGCAAATACCATTAAAAAAAATGGCTAATATATATTTTGCCTGTTCAAAAAAAGCAGGTAAATTTTTATTTGGTAAGAATAATATTGATAAAGGTAAAGTATATATAGCAAATAACGCAATAAATGCAGAAAAATTTAGATATAATAAATCTATAAGGGAAAAAACAAGGAAGAAATTAGGTATACAGAATAAACTTGTTTTAGGACATGTAGGGAGATTTAATAATCAAAAGAATCACGATTTTTTAATTGATATTTTTCAAAAAGTTCATGAAGTTAAAAAAAATAGTATATTAATTTTAATTGGTGATGGGGAACTTGAAAATGAAATAAGATTAAAAGTAAAAAGATTAAACTTGGAAAAATTTGTGTATTTTTTAGGAATAAGAAGTGATGTTGCTGATTTATTTCAAGCTTTTGATCTATTTATATTACCTTCTTTATTTGAGGGGTTACCATTAGTTGGTATAGAAGCACAAGCTTCAGGATTACCATGTATCTTGTCTGATAGTATTACAGATGAGATAAAAATTACGGATAATGTTGAATTTATAAGTTTAAGTCATGACTGTAATTACTGGGCAAATAAGTTAATAGAAATTACAAAAAAAAATATTAGAGAAGATACATATAATAATATTGTTAAATCAGGGTATGATGCAAAATTTGCTGCAAAAAAGCTTCAACAATTTTATATTGATTTATAG